The Apium graveolens cultivar Ventura chromosome 10, ASM990537v1, whole genome shotgun sequence nucleotide sequence tttttccatAGAGATGGTCTACTTTGCAGCTGTCATGAAGTGACTCAATGCCCAGTTCTTCAGTTTTGGGGCATTATATCGTAGTAAAACAGTCTCGTGTTTATAGTTAATCTTGGACATCTTACGACTTTTCAGGTTTTAGagattatattaaaaaaattgctTCTTGCAGGGACATTTTGAGATTCTATCATTATCTGGATCGTTCATGCCCACTGACAGTGGAGGAACAAAAAGTAGAGCTGGCGGGATGAGCGTCTCATTGGCAGGCCCAGATGGGCGAGTTCTAGGTGGCGGACTTGCAGGCATGTTAATAGCCGCTGGGCCGGTTCAGGTTAGATATTGTTCATGATTTTAAGTGGGCAGCTACGAAATTCTTTTGCTGCTTAAATAATTGATATGGGATATAGAACTATCTACAAAGAGTTGTCTACAGGGAAAGGCAGATTAAATCTAATCAAGTTATCAACAATAAAAAGACAAGAACATTCCTCTTGTTGTGATTAATTTTAATGCTGAATAAGATGCTTACAAACTGGAGCATGGACACTCCATAATTTTCAATCATCACAAAATTGTTATTGTATGTGCCAAAAATGTTAGTAGACATGATTACTTTTCTGCTAGCAATGGAGGACCAAATTAGATATGTTAGAACAGAAAGTTTTTGGATACAATACGCAGTAAAGTTTTTCACAGTTTGGACTAAAGTTCTATTGCATCAAATTTTTATATACACACACAGTTCACATTTGACTTTAAATGTTGACCGCATCAGGTTGTTATCGGAAGCTTTCTGCCTGGCCATCAGCAGGAGCAAAAGCCCAAGAAGCAGAAATCGGAGGTTGCAGAAGCTTTCTCACCTTTTCCTGCCAATCACAATTCTGAACAGGGTACTGGAATGATCTCTAAAACACCACAACAAAACCCCGCGCCAGTATCATATTTTGGTAATAACTTGAGCTTCAAAAACCCTGTGCAAAGCTCAACAATTTTAGGCGCCACAAATGATATATCTTTGTCGGGAGGACCTAAAGACATCAGCCAAACAAAGTTTATGGTTTCGTGCTGATTCATACGGGTCTATTATTGGCTGTTGTTAGACTTCAACTTTTTAGGTTCTTGATATCTAAGTTTCTGCCACTCGAGGTTGTATTGTCACAGTACTAGGTTAGGACTTTCAGGTAGGAGGCTTACCTTGTAGCTGCTTTTAATCATATGTTGAATGATGCTTGTTGCATTTGCTGATTTAGAATGTGGAATATGTATGAACTCTTGCTTTGTCATTTTATTGACTTGCCTGTATAACTGGATGTTTAAATTTGGGTCCAATTATGAACTATGTTGGGTGATTTGCTACTGGAAATCTGGAATTACAAGTGCCGAAGCATGATATATTCAGGCAACACATATAAAGAATATGTAAATATGTGTATCATTTTGTCCAAGCTTTTTATGTAACTAGCATTTTACCGTAATATGTGTATACTTTACCATTTTtctttataaaaatacatatttTTGTGTTTAGCTTACaagttaataaataatattaaatttttagATAAATCCCGGGATTAACGAAAATCTAACCAAAAAAGACTGAAAAAATGGATGATACATCCTTACATGTCTATTCTTTTTAGTGTCAACTGTCAAATTTATAGAATACAACAAACAGAACTTCGTTCACACTTCAGATAGCAATTCCCCAATCTCCAATTCGATAAAAACTTAATTCAGCCAGACTAAAATGCCGGGAAAATACTATTATAAATTCAATCCACTTGAAACAAAATTATGCAAATCTGGTAATCAGCAAAACAATTTTACATCCAAATAATAAGGTATCAACTCATAAAAAGGCATAATCATCACTGGCAAAATAAAATTTTGCAGGGCTGATATTGCCAAGAACACGGAATTGATTGTGTCATTTTACACCACATGATTAACAATTCAAGGGTGTATCTTTCCTAGCCTTTTAGTGTTTCAGCTTTATAGCACTCGGTAATGCTATCCTTTCAAGTcttccttttcttgttcttggaGAAACCTTTGCTGAAGTCTCGCATGTCATTTGTCGTCTCAGCAGTATTTTGCTTCTTCATACCTTTTCTGCCTCCGAATCCATACTTTGACTCTTTGAAGTCCCTACCCTTCCTCTTTTTGTCTGCTCCCGGTTTACCCTTTCCAGCACCTTGTCGTGCCTTGCCTCCAGAACGATCACCAGGATGCACCCCTGGCCTCTTTTTATTTGACCTTTCAAATGTATTTCCATCCTCAAATGATAAGCCAATGTCAAAATCTTTTCCATTCCCAGCAAACCCACTTTGTTGCCTCTGCTTCCTCCACTTTTTAACAGATTCGATCTCGTTCTTTTTCTCCTTGGCCCTCTCTCTAAGTTTCTGAGCCTGGATATCTTTTGACATCTTTTTATTCTCTCTAGCCTTCCTTCTCTCCTCTGCTTCCTCGATCCTTCTCTTTTCGGCCAAAAGCCGTCCCCTAACCTTTTCCATGTGATTATCAGTTTTCACCATTTCAGCATAGTAATCAGAAGGTCTTAGAAAAGGCATATCCATTGATTCAATTTTCATAAAAGCTTCTCTAGTGCTGTCAAGTGCTTGAGTATAAAAGGCAAGCTCCCGGTTCAGGTCATCATTCACATCCACCTCTTTCTCTTGACTAAAATCAAGAGTAAGCTTGTGTAGCCACTCTACATTATCTGGCCAGCTGAATTCCCCAAGTTTATCAAGTAGGCCAGCTCTGTTATATACTGCCTTCTGCGGAGGTGCATTTGGCTTTACATCTCCCTCGTCTTCTTCAGATTCTAAATCTTCATCAGAAACTTCAACATCATGATCTTCAGATTCTAAATCTTGGTCAGAATCTTCCACGTCAAGATCCTCAGATTCTAAATCTTGGTCAGAATCTTCCACGTCAAGATCCTCAGGATCTAAATCTTGGTCAGAAACTTCTACGACAGGATCCGCTACTTCAGCATCTTTCACTGCCTCCTTATCAGACGCCTTACGTCCTTTATTAACCACCTTACGTCCTTTTTGAACCACCATCACTCAACGAACCTTGAAAAAATAAAGATAGAAAACCTAAGTCATAACATGCACCAGCACTATAAATGATTACAATACCAAACAAGACAAGAAGTGCATCAGACACTGCAATCCCAGTTGAACCTAAACATAGGGGGCGTCTAATTTTTATGGGGACAAGAAACGGAATGGAAATCAAATGGAATCCCATGGGCTATATAATTAACAATTCACCAGGTTAATGGAAATGCAATATCCTTTCCAATAAAACAAAACCATCAACCAAACAGCAAAACATGTGAATGAAATTCAGATGCTTGCATTCATTACCCTTGTACCAAATTTCCCCACTGTAAACactaattacaattaaaaattctcgtacaataataattaaaacaacATTATCCAAAGAAGAAAAACAACGTTGCAACCGCGAAAAAACAGTACACAAAACAAAAGTCCAGCTAATAATCATTTTCTAACCAGGACACCAAAACATGAAGTTTCCGAGAATTCACAACACATACTCCTTATTAAATCACAAAATCACATCAAAAAAAAAACTAAACCAACTGGAAAAAAAACTATAGATACATAGCTAACAAAACCACAGCAATTTGAATTGTTTTTCGATTTCTTTAAATCTAGCACATAGCTGCTCTCAGATACAGAtgatacatacatacatataatCAATAAAAATAAGAACAAACAGAACACAAATCAATTCTAATCAGCAAAACTTTTAAACCCTGGCATATACATACAAATGGGCATACATACatacaatatataatataaagGGGCGAATTAAAGGAATTACCGAGACACAGAAGCGAAGGAGGATTGAAAGTTGCGGCAGAGTAAGCAAGAGAGGCTGTGAATTATAACCCCCTGTTAAACCCTAGCCTTTACATACACTTTATGTACTAAAAAGACAACCTTGCCCTCCAAAACCCTCCTTTTTGTGTGTAGACAAATCTCAACTCAattgtttaattttgttaatTTATTATTTGTAGATCTACCATTGaacatatttttaaataattttaaaatatttgaaGTAATCCCTGTTAAAAATATACTCCTTTCAATTATTAAAAATCAAATTCATTATAATATGACCATGAATTATAAATTATCTCTTTATATTatgaaattttgaaaatttaattttGATATCATATCTCATAAgcttttatatttattttttgtaatttatATTCTTAacaatatttattaaatattagtATGATTTTAAAAACTTAAAAGTTAACTGAATGAGTAGGGTAGATGGAGTATTAATGTTACTATGTCTGGTCAAACCCACATATATTATAAGAGGCTAACGGCTCAGCCCGACCCATTAAGTTAGTCCATTTACATATTAAatcatatatacatacacctGGTTGTATATCATCACCAACACTACAATCGCTTACTATCTTCTCCGTCTTCCATTACAGCTAGTCAGTCACCATATAAAATCACCTTCATATCTCTAATTTCCATCGTCATCGTCGATCTATATCTACCATTTACAATCTCCGATTACCTTCCACCAACACCTTCCGCCAAACTTTCCGATTTTATTCATCACTAACATAAATTTTGACGGCTTTTTATTTCTTCCGCTTCAATCTTCATTTATTTACACTCAGTGAATCCGATTATATCTAAAAAAAATTAGATTTGACCTTTCGTCATTGATTCATGTATAAAAATCACTAAATTGTATAACGAAAATCACTAATAATCTCATGAAAATCACTGATTGTATTATATAAATCACCAATTTATATTGTCGTTGATGTTTTAATTCTAGGCTAATAGCTGGAGTTGTGGGTGGTTATAAACCACGATGACGTGTGAATAGGGGGTgatgaagatctatatatatgtataatttatATAATGATGTTTAGTGATGATAAGGAAGTAATTTGTGGTGATCAGTGTTAATGGCTCGAATTAATGTGATGAGAGTGGTTTAATGTTGTGCTTGTTTAAATTTTGAGCAGATGGTGAGGATATTCGGAGGATGAATTTGAATAGAGTAATGTAAATACGGGGTTGGAGAAGTAACAGATTATGGGTGGGAGAGAGATAAAGATGAAAAGAAATTTGAGTGGTCCACATTTAATGTAATTTAAAATAACAAGGGGGTATGGTAAGTTTctagttttattttaaaattggtttGTATTTGATCATCTCCCTATATATATAAGGGAACTtatcaaatacaaactaaaattaaaatagaatcTAAAAACCAATCTAAGCCATTGGATCTACATAATCTAATGGTCCTCCTAAATCACTGCACCCAACTACTCCGCACCGTCCCATACCCAATTTCAGTTTTCCctctccgtttttaatttgatttttcccgtcaaaccgtaagttttttaaaaatccaagttTACTGTATTTTCGTACATCTCTCAACGAttgatttgcataccatatgtgttatatttcgaattaatttaaaaaaaattatgttagatatatttgataatgtcatggctaatatgttttatgtttagctttcagatcttacttgaacaggataaatcagtacttaagtgttgatcagtacttatactcgaagtcaggacttaaggatatcagtacttatgttatcaggagataatcatcagaagataaatatcagaacttaagtgctgaaggacgatcagataaggacagtagctgattaaaggaaagaaaatcaagataaacataaaaagagatatgcatgaagaaggaattctgaaaagaatggaatacttggaagaaaagatatctgattgatgtattttaggaagcagaattatattccatatcaattagcgattatcttgtaactgtgtagtatataaacacagacatagggtttacactataagtgttatcattattagataagattattcattgtaaccctagcagctctcgtgatatttgttcatcactgagaggtaacagtttcatactgtaacagagtttattgtttcaataaagtttgttttctgttacttaagttcttaaagttcgatttgagtgtactatacactgtattcaccccctctacagtgtgtgtgacctaacaaattatttgatttctagtttctattctaaatTGGTTTTTATTGAAGTAGcctctatatatataatattactATATTAATAcaataatattaattttaaacGAGAATATACATGATTAATGGGTGAATCCATAAATTTGATAATCAttgataatttttaaaattaattagaaaaaaattataaaattatttaaaaaatatgatCACTATTTCATAcgaataattttgaataattttttgatagaactttaaatatatttattaaaatttagaATGATTTAGaatctattttttaaaaataaatatgcaatTATAGTAGAACCTCATATAATAATACTATATATAATAATAACCTCgtattataataaaaaattacatTACAAACTTGAGCCagttatatttaataataaactCTAGATTGTAATATTCTATATTTTTTTCAAATCCGTCATTCCATAATTTTCCTctatataagaataaaaatacttaaaattaattaaatataattatatatccaataaatataatCTTATTACATAAATATTCAATACAACttaatatatttttctaaaattgtttGTGATAATGACTTGGTTGGGTCAACATTGCATCACCATAATAATTTATCACCACAATCATCAATTTATTATTtctaaaataaataattcaaTTTAATCGAGCATATTTGAAATTTCTTGACTTGAAACCTTTTCGAAATGTACACTATCGGGTTATTATATCAAGCTCTACAGTGATTTATTCTCCGCTTTAGACATAAACCACCTGCTACTAATCTGGATGTCAGAGAAAGTTATTGATATCCTACGGGTTAGTTTAATGAAATTCTTTAATtatgtattttttaattaattttgaaatttatattttaaccTCTACTTAATAACATCtttgtaataatatttttttCTCGGAGGATAGGATATTACTGTATATAAATATTGCCATGGAAATTTATTTAATGACAATTTAATATATACATagtgaaaaaaaaaatatatacatagTGTTTGGGTGAGGATAATTTATATAAGTTCGAAACACTTATCAAAGAGTGTTTGTCGacttaatttataatttaaattacaatTTATAAGTTGATAAGTAGATTGTCAGTAACGATATATTTTTTTCTAacttattttgaatttttttttacttttctATTAACTTTATTTTTAAAATACATGTTTTAAAATACTTTTCTAATTTGAAATTAATGAATTAAGATAACTGTATTTAAATTATTTGCTTTAATtcatttaaattaaaaaaatagcttataataaaaattatccaaatacttatataacttataaatatttatttagttGTAGTATACATTACACCAATCTAATTTATAAGATTGTGATAGACATCAACAAATTGATTAGGTAGTGAAGATCCGCATGTACGTGAACGACAATTTATGATGCGTTTGGATATATTATGAAAATGAAATTGATAATGGGAATTCAGTGTATGAAAATGCTGATGAAATGAAGTGTTGttttgaaaaatattaaaataagtaacttatgattTAAACTGTGTCTGTGACTTAAATTCAATAAGTGACTGAaaagtgataagttgataaatgcttaaaagttatataagtgtttgaataatttaacttataagtcagaatttttttatttaaatgaactaaaatata carries:
- the LOC141693003 gene encoding putative rRNA-processing protein EBP2 homolog — encoded protein: MVVQKGRKVVNKGRKASDKEAVKDAEVADPVVEVSDQDLDPEDLDVEDSDQDLESEDLDVEDSDQDLESEDHDVEVSDEDLESEEDEGDVKPNAPPQKAVYNRAGLLDKLGEFSWPDNVEWLHKLTLDFSQEKEVDVNDDLNRELAFYTQALDSTREAFMKIESMDMPFLRPSDYYAEMVKTDNHMEKVRGRLLAEKRRIEEAEERRKARENKKMSKDIQAQKLRERAKEKKNEIESVKKWRKQRQQSGFAGNGKDFDIGLSFEDGNTFERSNKKRPGVHPGDRSGGKARQGAGKGKPGADKKRKGRDFKESKYGFGGRKGMKKQNTAETTNDMRDFSKGFSKNKKRKT